Proteins encoded together in one Solanum lycopersicum chromosome 7, SLM_r2.1 window:
- the LOC101244686 gene encoding G-type lectin S-receptor-like serine/threonine-protein kinase At4g27290, with protein MKGKHFLFSCSIFLPVLLISTALDTITTEKPIRDGDTIISAGGVFELGFFSPGNSKNRYVGIWFKKIATRTVVWVANRNFPLNDNSGVLSLNPNGILVLLRNSNASIWSSNSSRLLTNPKAWLLDSGNLVVTDGNDSDPEVNFAWQSFDYPGDTLLPGMKLGRNLVTGMDWYIESWKSSDDPAPGEYIERLDSHGYPQFFVWQNSSIVYSTGPWNGITFSSSPKNQPAIYYAFEFVIKQKEIYFKYELNESLPTRVVINQAGMVEHLTWIERNQRWIVYVSTQSDNCDRFALCGPYASCNINNSPPCDCLQGFEPRYPEQWYAVDWSNGCIRKTSLSCNQDGFLKFTNIKMPDSRHSWYNVSMNLEECKKMCLADCNCTAYSNLDIRNGGSGCLLWFGELIDIREYNKNEQRLFVRVAASELDPVRTWRGKWPALIAVISALAATFILIFVAWFTFQRRNKKTDKHTGGSEVGKNDLELPLFDLVTVTTSTESFSSANVIGEGGFGQVYKGILPDGQEIAVKKLSKYSGQGVQELKNEIVFISKLQHRNLVKLLGCCLEGEEKMLIYEFMPNSSLDCFIFDPSRKASLTWKNRFEIAVGISRGLLYLHQDSRFRIIHRDLKTSNILLDGNMNAKIADFGLAKIFGGEQVEGNTKRVIGTYGYMSPEYAVDGKYSIKSDVFSIGVIILELVSGRRNRKFRHLEHHHNLLGHAWLLWTEDKALELMDECLKESFAESQVLRCIQVGLLCAQKHPEDRPTMASVVFWLGNEGLVLPQPKQPGFFIERNSMESTESAQFIS; from the exons ATGAAAGggaaacattttttattttcttgctcAATTTTTCTTCCAGTCTTACTAATTTCCACTGCATTAGACACAATCACAACAGAGAAACCAATTAGAGATGGTGACACAATTATTTCAGCTGGAGGGGTTTTTGAGCTTGGATTTTTCAGCCCTGGAAATTCGAAGAATCGTTACGTTGGCATATGGTTTAAGAAGATAGCAACTAGAACTGTTGTCTGGGTTGCCAACAGAAACTTCCCACTGAATGACAATTCAGGAGTGTTATCACTCAATCCCAATGGAATTCTTGTACTTCTTCGTAATTCCAATGCCTCAATTTGGTCTTCAAACTCATCAAGATTGTTGACGAATCCAAAAGCATGGCTCCTGGATTCTGGTAACCTTGTTGTGACTGATGGAAATGATAGTGATCCAGAAGTTAATTTCGCGTGGCAGAGTTTTGATTATCCAGGAGATACTTTACTACCTGGGATGAAGCTTGGACGTAATCTGGTCACGGGCATGGATTGGTACATAGAGTCATGGAAGAGCAGTGATGATCCTGCGCCTGGTGAATATATAGAACGTCTTGATTCTCATGGATACCCACAATTTTTCGTGTGGCAAAATTCATCTATAGTATATAGCACAGGGCCATGGAATGGTATCACATTTAGCAGTAGTCCAAAAAATCAACCAGCTATATATTATGCTTTCGAGTTTGTTATTAAACAGAAGGAGATTTACTTTAAATACGAGCTAAACGAGTCCCTGCCCACCAGGGTAGTGATCAATCAGGCTGGAATGGTAGAACACCTAACATGGATTGAGCGAAATCAGAGATGGATAGTCTATGTATCAACACAATCTGATAATTGTGATCGTTTTGCTTTATGTGGTCCTTATGCAAGTTGCAACATCAATAACTCTCCTCCATGTGACTGCTTGCAAGGTTTCGAGCCTAG GTATCCTGAACAATGGTATGCAGTGGACTGGTCTAATGGTTGTATAAGGAAAACTTCTTTGTCTTGTAACCAAGATGGTTTTCTTAAATTTACGAATATCAAGATGCCGGATTCTAGACACTCCTGGTATAATGTAAGCATGAATCTTGAAGAATGCAAGAAAATGTGCTTGGCTGATTGCAATTGTACAGCCTACTCAAATCTTGATATAAGAAATGGCGGAAGTGGATGTTTACTATGGTTCGGTGAGCTCATTGATATTAGAGAGTACAACAAAAATGAGCAACGCCTGTTTGTGAGAGTTGCTGCTTCAGAATTAG ATCCAGTCAGGACTTGGAGGGGAAAGTGGCCAGCTCTGATTGCGGTCATTTCAGCACTAGCAGCAACTTTTATCCTCATCTTTGTAGCTTGGTTTACCTTCCAAAGAAGGAACAAAAAAACAGACAAACATACTGGAG GTTCAGAAGTTGGAAAGAATGACCTTGAGTTGCCATTGTTTGATTTAGTTACTGTTACTACTTCCACTGAAAGTTTCTCTTCTGCGAATGTGATTGGTGAGGGTGGCTTTGGACAGGTTTACAAG GGTATTCTACCAGATGGACAAGAGATAGCAGTAAAGAAGCTATCGAAGTATTCTGGACAAGGCGTTCAAgagttaaaaaatgaaattgttttCATTTCCAAGCTGCAACATAGAAACCTTGTCAAGCTTTTGGGTTGCTGCCTTGAAGGAGAAGAAAAGATGCTAATCTATGAGTTTATGCCCAACTCTAGCTTGGACTGTTTCATTTTTG ATCCAAGCAGAAAAGCTTCACTTACATGGAAGAATCGTTTTGAAATTGCTGTGGGAATATCTCGAGGTCTTCTATACCTTCATCAGGACTCAAGATTTAGAATTATTCATAGAGACCTCAAGACCAGCAACATTTTACTAGATGGCAACATGAATGCCAAAATTGCTGACTTTGGCCTTGCCAAAATTTTTGGCGGAGAACAAGTGGAAGGAAATACTAAGAGAGTGATAGGGACATA TGGATATATGTCACCTGAGTATGCTGTTGATGggaaatattcaataaaatccGATGTATTCAGTATTGGCGTCATCATTCTAGAACTAGTTAGTGGCAGAAGGAACAGGAAATTTCGTCATTTGGAACATCATCACAATCTTTTGGGACAT GCATGGTTACTTTGGACTGAAGACAAAGCGTTGGAACTGATGGACGAATGTTTGAAAGAATCATTTGCGGAATCTCAAGTGTTGAGATGCATCCAGGTTGGTTTGTTGTGCGCCCAAAAACACCCTGAGGATAGGCCTACAATGGCATCAGTAGTTTTCTGGTTGGGAAATGAAGGCCTGGTTCTTCCTCAACCAAAGCAGCCTGGATTTTTTATCGAAAGGAATTCAATGGAATCAACAGAATCAGCTCAGTTTATAAGTTAG
- the LOC138337597 gene encoding G-type lectin S-receptor-like serine/threonine-protein kinase At4g27290 isoform X3, with amino-acid sequence MGISRGLLYLHQDSRLRIIHRDLKTSNILLDTDMNAKISDFGLAKIFGGDQVEGKTKRVIGTYGYMSPEYAVDGKYSVKSDVFSIGVIILEIVSGRKNRKFRHLEHHHNLLGHAWLLWIEGNALELIDECIKESFSESQVLRCIQVGLLCVQKLPEDRPTMASVVFWLGNEGLVLPQPKQPGFFIERNSMESTKSSTDEGYLSNNVSITILEPR; translated from the exons ATGGGAATATCTCGAGGTCTTCTTTACCTTCACCAGGATTCAAGATTACGAATTATTCACAGAGATCTCAAGACCAGCAACATTTTATTAGATACTGACATGAATGCCAAAATTTCGGACTTTGGCCTTGCCAAAATTTTTGGTGGAGATCAAGTGGAAGGAAAAACTAAAAGAGTAATAGGGACATA TGGATATATGTCCCCGGAATATGCTGTTGATGGGAAATATTCCGTAAAATCAGATGTATTCAGCATTGGCGTAATCATTCTTGAAATAGTCAGTGGCAGAAAGAACAGGAAATTTCGTCATTTGGAACATCATCACAATCTCTTGGGACAT GCATGGTTACTTTGGATTGAAGGCAACGCGTTGGAACTGATAGACGAATGTATCAAAGAATCCTTTTCAGAATCTCAAGTGTTGAGATGCATCCAGGTTGGTTTGTTATGCGTCCAAAAACTCCCCGAGGATAGGCCTACAATGGCATCAGTAGTTTTCTGGTTAGGCAATGAAGGTCTGGTTCTTCCTCAACCAAAGCAACCTGGTTTTTTCATTGAGAGGAATTCAATGGAATCAACTAAATCATCAACTGATGAAGGATATCTAAGTAACAACGTATCGATAACAATCCTGGAGCCAAGATAG
- the LOC138337597 gene encoding G-type lectin S-receptor-like serine/threonine-protein kinase At4g27290 isoform X1, with product MKGLFSLCICYQFLFILLTSAALDTITTDKSIRDGDTIVSAGGVYELGFFSPGNSKNHYVGIWYKKISNGTVVWVANRSIPLNDTSGVLTLNPNGILVLVDKSNVSIWSSNSSRLLKNPKARLLDSGNLVVSDGNDRGLENNFAWQSFDYPGNTLLPGMRLGKDFVTGMNWHLTSWKSTDDPTPGDYVDRVDSHGYPQLFVWKNSSIVFSSGPWNGIAFSGSPNNKPNTYYSFEFVINQQEIYYTYTIKNDSIPTRVVLNPSGVLEHLTWIERSQSWFLYLTAQFDNCDRFGLCGPYSSCNINNSPPCDCLKGFEPRYPQDSATEWSSGCIRRTSLDCTHDGFLKFSGIKMPDSRNSWYNDSMNLEDCEKMCLADCNCTAYSDLDVRNGGSGCLLWFGELIDIRGFSQNEQNLFVRVAASELDRKGRRKRAALIGVISAVVATFILSFLAWFYFRRRKRRRGLEVENEDMELPLFDLVTVTTATDNFSSANVIGEGGFGPVYKGILPNGQDIAVKRLSKHSGQGFQELKNEIVLISKLQHRNLVKLLGCCLEGEERMLIYEFMPNASLDYFIFDSSRKASLAWKNRFEIAMGISRGLLYLHQDSRLRIIHRDLKTSNILLDTDMNAKISDFGLAKIFGGDQVEGKTKRVIGTYGYMSPEYAVDGKYSVKSDVFSIGVIILEIVSGRKNRKFRHLEHHHNLLGHAWLLWIEGNALELIDECIKESFSESQVLRCIQVGLLCVQKLPEDRPTMASVVFWLGNEGLVLPQPKQPGFFIERNSMESTKSSTDEGYLSNNVSITILEPR from the exons ATGAAAGGCCTATTTTCTTTATGCATTTGCTACCAATTTCTCTTCATTTTACTAACTTCTGCAGCATTAGACACAATCACTACAGATAAATCCATTAGAGATGGTGACACAATTGTTTCAGCTGGAGGGGTTTATGAGCTTGGATTTTTCAGCCCTGGAAATTCGAAGAATCATTACGTTGGCATATGGtacaagaaaatatcaaatggAACTGTTGTCTGGGTTGCAAACAGAAGCATTCCACTTAATGACACTTCAGGAGTGTTAACACTTAATCCCAATGgaattcttgtacttgttgataAATCCAATGTCTCAATTTGGTCATCAAACTCATCAAGATTGTTAAAGAATCCAAAAGCACGGTTACTGGATTCAGGGAACCTTGTTGTCAGTGATGGAAATGATAGAGGCCTGGAAAATAATTTCGCGTGGCAGAGTTTTGACTATCCAGGAAATACTTTGTTACCTGGTATGAGGCTAGGAAAAGATTTTGTCACGGGAATGAATTGGCATTTAACGTCATGGAAGAGCACAGATGATCCTACTCCTGGTGATTATGTAGATCGTGTTGATTCACATGGATATCCACAATTGTTTGTGTGGAAAAATTCATCTATAGTATTTAGCTCAGGGCCATGGAATGGTATTGCATTTAGTGGTAGTCCTAATAATAAACCAAATACATATTACAGTTTCGAGTTTGTTATTAATCAGCAGGAAATTTACTACACATATACAATTAAGAATGACTCCATACCCACCAGGGTGGTGCTCAATCCGTCTGGTGTGCTAGAACACCTAACATGGATAGAGCGCAGTCAGAGCTGGTTTCTCTACTTGACAGCACAATTTGATAATTGTGATCGTTTTGGTTTATGTGGACCTTATTCAAGTTGCAACATCAATAACTCCCCTCCATGTGACTGTTTGAAAGGTTTTGAGCCTAG GTATCCTCAAGATTCTGCAACAGAGTGGTCTAGTGGTTGCATAAGGAGAACTTCTTTGGATTGTACCCATGATGGTTTTCTTAAATTTTCAGGTATCAAAATGCCTGATTCTAGAAACTCCTGGTATAATGACAGCATGAACCTTGAAGATTGCGAGAAAATGTGCTTGGCTGATTGCAATTGTACAGCCTACTCAGATCTTGATGTTAGAAATGGCGGAAGTGGATGCTTACTATGGTTTGGTGAACTCATAGATATACGCGGGTTCAGCCAAAATGAACAAAACCTGTTTGTGAGAGTTGCAGCTTCAGAATTAG ACAGGAAGGGGAGGAGAAAGAGGGCAGCCCTGATTGGCGTCATTTCAGCAGTGGTAGCAACATTTATCCTCAGCTTTTTAGCTTGGTTTTACTTCcgaagaaggaaaagaagaagag GCTTAGAAGTTGAAAATGAGGACATGGAGCTTCCATTGTTTGATTTAGTTACTGTTACTACTGCTACTGATAACTTCTCTTCTGCTAATGTGATTGGAGAGGGAGGCTTTGGACCGGTTTACAAG GGTATCCTACCAAATGGACAAGATATTGCAGTAAAGAGACTATCGAAGCATTCTGGACAAGGCTTTCAAGagttaaaaaatgaaatcgtTCTCATTTCCAAGCTGCAACATAGAAACCTTGTCAAGCTATTGGGTTGCTGCCTTGAAGGAGAAGAAAGGATGCTAATCTATGAGTTCATGCCCAATGCTAGCTTGGACTATTTCATTTTTG ATTCAAGTAGAAAAGCATCACTTGCATGGAAGAACCGTTTTGAAATTGCTATGGGAATATCTCGAGGTCTTCTTTACCTTCACCAGGATTCAAGATTACGAATTATTCACAGAGATCTCAAGACCAGCAACATTTTATTAGATACTGACATGAATGCCAAAATTTCGGACTTTGGCCTTGCCAAAATTTTTGGTGGAGATCAAGTGGAAGGAAAAACTAAAAGAGTAATAGGGACATA TGGATATATGTCCCCGGAATATGCTGTTGATGGGAAATATTCCGTAAAATCAGATGTATTCAGCATTGGCGTAATCATTCTTGAAATAGTCAGTGGCAGAAAGAACAGGAAATTTCGTCATTTGGAACATCATCACAATCTCTTGGGACAT GCATGGTTACTTTGGATTGAAGGCAACGCGTTGGAACTGATAGACGAATGTATCAAAGAATCCTTTTCAGAATCTCAAGTGTTGAGATGCATCCAGGTTGGTTTGTTATGCGTCCAAAAACTCCCCGAGGATAGGCCTACAATGGCATCAGTAGTTTTCTGGTTAGGCAATGAAGGTCTGGTTCTTCCTCAACCAAAGCAACCTGGTTTTTTCATTGAGAGGAATTCAATGGAATCAACTAAATCATCAACTGATGAAGGATATCTAAGTAACAACGTATCGATAACAATCCTGGAGCCAAGATAG
- the LOC101244973 gene encoding G-type lectin S-receptor-like serine/threonine-protein kinase At4g27290 — protein MVLILFFVSAMLRLFICCQFLFMLLTSAALDTITTNKSIRDGNTIVSAGGVYELGFFSPGNSKNRYVGIWYKKISPTTVVWVANRDIPLNDTSGVLTLNPNGILVLVDKSNVSIWSSNSSRLLKNPKARLLDTANLVVSDGNDRDQGINFAWQSFDYPGNTLLPGMKVGIDLVTGMDRYVTSWKSTDDPTPGDYVDRVDSHGYPQLFLSRNSSVVFSSGPWTGAAFSSSPSNKPSLYYTFEFVINQKEIYFKYELKSDSLPTRVVLNPDGVIQHLIWIEHTQSWFLYLTAQLDNCDRFALCGPYSSCNINNSPPCDCLKGFEPRYPQESAADWSSGCVRRTSLNCTHDGFLKFTRIKMPDSRNSWYNERMNLEDCEKMCLADCNCTAYSDLDVRNGGSGCLLWFGELIDIREFSQNEQNLYVRVAASELDRTRRRKRSVLIDVISAVVATLILSSLAWFYVQRRKRRRIGECILTGSKVENEDMELPLFDLVTVTSSTGNFSSANVIGEGGFGPVYRGILPSGQEIAVKRLSKYSGQGIQELKNEIVLISKLQHRNLVKLLGCCLEGEERMLIYEFMPNASLDYFIFDPSRKASLGWKNRFEIAMGISRGLLYLHQDSRLRIIHRDLKTSNILLDTDMNAKISDFGLAKIFGGDQEEGKTKRVIGTYGYMSPEYAVDGKYSVKSDVFSIGVIILEIVSGRKNRKFRHLEHHHNLLGHAWLLWIEGNALELIDECIKESFSESQVLRCIQVGLLCVQKLPEDRPTMASVVFWLGNEGLVLPQPKQPGFFIERNSMESTESSTDEVYVSSSVSITVLEPR, from the exons ATGgtattgattttgttttttgtgtCAGCTATGTTGAGGCTCTTCATTTGCTGTCAATTTCTCTTCATGTTACTAACTTCTGCTGCATTAGACACAATCACTACAAATAAATCTATTAGAGATGGTAATACAATTGTTTCAGCTGGAGGGGTTTATGAGCTTGGATTTTTCAGCCCTGGAAATTCGAAGAATCGTTACGTTGGCATATGGTACAAGAAGATATCACCTACAACTGTTGTCTGGGTTGCAAACAGAGACATTCCACTTAATGACACTTCAGGAGTGTTAACACTTAATCCCAATGgaattcttgtacttgttgataAATCCAATGTCTCAATTTGGTCATCAAACTCATCAAGATTGTTAAAGAATCCAAAAGCAAGGCTCCTGGATACCGCAAACCTTGTTGTTAGTGACGGAAATGATAGAGATCAGGGAATTAATTTCGCGTGGCAGAGTTTTGATTATCCAGGAAATACTTTATTACCTGGAATGAAGGTAGGAATAGATTTGGTTACGGGGATGGATAGGTATGTAACGTCGTGGAAGAGCACAGATGATCCTACTCCTGGTGATTATGTAGATCGTGTTGATTCACATGGATACCCGCAATTGTTCTTGTCGAGAAATTCATCTGTAGTGTTTAGCTCAGGGCCATGGACTGGTGCTGCATTTTCTAGTAGTCCTAGTAATAAACCATCTTTGTATTATACGTTCGAGTTTGTTATCAATCAGAAGGAAATTTACTTCAAATATGAGCTTAAGAGTGACTCTTTGCCCACCAGGGTGGTGCTCAACCCGGATGGAGTGATACAACACCTAATATGGATTGAGCATACTCAGAGCTGGTTTCTCTACTTGACAGCACAACTTGATAATTGTGATCGTTTTGCTTTATGCGGACCTTATTCAAGTTGCAACATCAATAACTCCCCTCCATGTGACTGTTTGAAAGGTTTTGAGCCTAG GTATCCTCAAGAATCTGCAGCAGACTGGTCTAGTGGTTGCGTAAGGAGAACTTCTTTAAATTGTACCCATGATGGTTTTCTTAAATTTACGCGTATCAAGATGCCTGATTCTAGAAACTCCTGGTATAATGAGAGAATGAACCTTGAAGATTGCGAGAAAATGTGTTTAGCTGATTGCAATTGTACAGCCTACTCAGATCTTGATGTTAGAAATGGCGGAAGTGGATGCTTACTATGGTTTGGAGAACTCATAGATATACGAGAATTCAGCCAAAATGAGCAAAATCTATATGTGAGAGTAGCTGCTTCAGAATTAG ACAGGACGCGGAGGAGAAAGAGGTCAGTCCTGATTGATGTCATTTCAGCAGTGGTAGCAACACTTATCCTCAGTTCTTTAGCTTGGTTTTATGTccaaagaaggaaaagaagaagaatag GCGAATGTATATTGACAGGTTCAAAAGTTGAAAATGAGGACATGGAGCTTCCATTGTTTGATTTAGTTACTGTTACAAGTTCCACTGGAAACTTCTCTTCTGCTAATGTGATTGGGGAAGGCGGATTTGGACCGGTCTACAGG GGTATCCTACCAAGTGGACAAGAGATAGCAGTAAAGAGGCTATCGAAGTATTCTGGACAAGGCATTCAAGagttaaaaaatgaaatcgtTCTCATTTCCAAGCTGCAACATAGGAACCTTGTCAAGTTATTGGGTTGCTGTCTTGAAGGAGAAGAACGGATGCTAATATATGAGTTCATGCCCAACGCTAGCTTGGACTATTtcatttttg ATCCAAGCAGAAAAGCTTCACTTGGATGGAAGAATCGTTTTGAAATTGCTATGGGAATATCTCGTGGTCTTCTTTACCTTCACCAGGATTCAAGATTGAGAATTATTCACCGAGATCTCAAGACCAGCAACATTTTATTAGATACTGACATGAATGCCAAAATTTCTGACTTTGGCCTTGCCAAAATTTTTGGTGGTGACCAAGAGGAAGGAAAAACTAAGAGAGTAATAGGGACATA TGGATATATGTCCCCGGAGTATGCTGTTGATGGGAAATACTCAGTAAAATCAGATGTATTCAGCATCGGTGTAATCATTCTTGAAATAGTTAGTGGCAGAAAGAACAGAAAATTTCGTCATTTGGAACATCATCACAATCTCTTGGGACAT GCATGGTTACTTTGGATTGAAGGCAACGCGTTGGAACTGATAGACGAATGTATCAAAGAATCCTTTTCAGAATCTCAAGTGCTGAGATGCATCCAGGTTGGTTTGTTATGCGTCCAAAAACTCCCCGAGGATAGGCCTACAATGGCATCAGTAGTTTTCTGGTTAGGCAATGAAGGTCTGGTTCTTCCTCAACCAAAGCAACCTGGTTTTTTCATAGAGAGGAATTCAATGGAATCAACAGAATCATCAACTGATGAAGTATATGTAAGTAGCAGCGTGTCGATAACAGTTCTAGAGCCAAGATAG
- the LOC138337597 gene encoding G-type lectin S-receptor-like serine/threonine-protein kinase SD1-1 isoform X2 produces the protein MPDSRNSWYNDSMNLEDCEKMCLADCNCTAYSDLDVRNGGSGCLLWFGELIDIRGFSQNEQNLFVRVAASELDRKGRRKRAALIGVISAVVATFILSFLAWFYFRRRKRRRGLEVENEDMELPLFDLVTVTTATDNFSSANVIGEGGFGPVYKGILPNGQDIAVKRLSKHSGQGFQELKNEIVLISKLQHRNLVKLLGCCLEGEERMLIYEFMPNASLDYFIFDSSRKASLAWKNRFEIAMGISRGLLYLHQDSRLRIIHRDLKTSNILLDTDMNAKISDFGLAKIFGGDQVEGKTKRVIGTYGYMSPEYAVDGKYSVKSDVFSIGVIILEIVSGRKNRKFRHLEHHHNLLGHAWLLWIEGNALELIDECIKESFSESQVLRCIQVGLLCVQKLPEDRPTMASVVFWLGNEGLVLPQPKQPGFFIERNSMESTKSSTDEGYLSNNVSITILEPR, from the exons ATGCCTGATTCTAGAAACTCCTGGTATAATGACAGCATGAACCTTGAAGATTGCGAGAAAATGTGCTTGGCTGATTGCAATTGTACAGCCTACTCAGATCTTGATGTTAGAAATGGCGGAAGTGGATGCTTACTATGGTTTGGTGAACTCATAGATATACGCGGGTTCAGCCAAAATGAACAAAACCTGTTTGTGAGAGTTGCAGCTTCAGAATTAG ACAGGAAGGGGAGGAGAAAGAGGGCAGCCCTGATTGGCGTCATTTCAGCAGTGGTAGCAACATTTATCCTCAGCTTTTTAGCTTGGTTTTACTTCcgaagaaggaaaagaagaagag GCTTAGAAGTTGAAAATGAGGACATGGAGCTTCCATTGTTTGATTTAGTTACTGTTACTACTGCTACTGATAACTTCTCTTCTGCTAATGTGATTGGAGAGGGAGGCTTTGGACCGGTTTACAAG GGTATCCTACCAAATGGACAAGATATTGCAGTAAAGAGACTATCGAAGCATTCTGGACAAGGCTTTCAAGagttaaaaaatgaaatcgtTCTCATTTCCAAGCTGCAACATAGAAACCTTGTCAAGCTATTGGGTTGCTGCCTTGAAGGAGAAGAAAGGATGCTAATCTATGAGTTCATGCCCAATGCTAGCTTGGACTATTTCATTTTTG ATTCAAGTAGAAAAGCATCACTTGCATGGAAGAACCGTTTTGAAATTGCTATGGGAATATCTCGAGGTCTTCTTTACCTTCACCAGGATTCAAGATTACGAATTATTCACAGAGATCTCAAGACCAGCAACATTTTATTAGATACTGACATGAATGCCAAAATTTCGGACTTTGGCCTTGCCAAAATTTTTGGTGGAGATCAAGTGGAAGGAAAAACTAAAAGAGTAATAGGGACATA TGGATATATGTCCCCGGAATATGCTGTTGATGGGAAATATTCCGTAAAATCAGATGTATTCAGCATTGGCGTAATCATTCTTGAAATAGTCAGTGGCAGAAAGAACAGGAAATTTCGTCATTTGGAACATCATCACAATCTCTTGGGACAT GCATGGTTACTTTGGATTGAAGGCAACGCGTTGGAACTGATAGACGAATGTATCAAAGAATCCTTTTCAGAATCTCAAGTGTTGAGATGCATCCAGGTTGGTTTGTTATGCGTCCAAAAACTCCCCGAGGATAGGCCTACAATGGCATCAGTAGTTTTCTGGTTAGGCAATGAAGGTCTGGTTCTTCCTCAACCAAAGCAACCTGGTTTTTTCATTGAGAGGAATTCAATGGAATCAACTAAATCATCAACTGATGAAGGATATCTAAGTAACAACGTATCGATAACAATCCTGGAGCCAAGATAG
- the LOC101265256 gene encoding calcium-binding protein PBP1 produces the protein MEDPYGFEDHFPSMMERLGAEGFMRELCNGFCLLMDVSIGLITYESLKRNTMNLGLNDLRDDELIYMLAEGDLDGDGALNQMEFCILMFRLSPGLMDGSKQYMDDVGLIHFQP, from the coding sequence ATGGAAGATCCTTATGGATTTGAAGATCATTTCCCTTCAATGATGGAGAGATTAGGCGCGGAAGGATTCATGAGGGAGctttgcaatggattttgtttACTTATGGATGTGAGTATAGGGCTAATAACATATGAAAGTTTGAAGAGAAACACTATGAATCTTGGTTTAAATGATTTAAGAGATGATGAGTTGATTTACATGTTGGCTGAAGGAGATTTGGATGGTGATGGAGCACTTAATCAAATGGAATTTTGTATTCTCATGTTTAGATTGAGTCCTGGTTTAATGGATGGATCTAAGCAATACATGGATGATGTGGGGCTTATTCATTTCCAACCCTAA